The following are encoded in a window of Numida meleagris isolate 19003 breed g44 Domestic line chromosome 11, NumMel1.0, whole genome shotgun sequence genomic DNA:
- the ACOX2 gene encoding peroxisomal acyl-coenzyme A oxidase 2 translates to MALLDATKDTQGSGLASVNPDLASERLTASFCVPRLTAVLDGGAERTRLRRVVVDVIESDPVFSRENQYFQSQNERYEAAVRKAVHVRKKMQEMGWSEDGPESVYVYRALSGDVAFLLHRVFMRSISVLGSDKQVAKWIPLATEYQLIGSYAQTELGHGTYLQGLETTAVFDINTQEFILNTPTISAMKWWPGDMGRSATHTVVFAQLYIHGKCYGVHPFIVQIRSLQDHSLCPGVIAGDIGPKMNFEHIDNGYLMLKNVRIPRENMLNKFCEVQPDGTYTRRGSQKINYFTMTSVRISLISDEVILPLKKACTIAIRYSVVRRQSKLKPGEEEAKILDYQTQQEKLLPQLAAAYAFHFINNYLHELFNRGYKEIQGRNFDSLPELHAFSSGFKAMVTQYCTSGVEICLRACGGHGYSLLSGLPSLYTKILASCIYEGENTILLLQTARFLIKCFTAASAGQPVPPSVTYLAAMKPGKCPAKDKLDFLSPDIYTEAYQHAAIRLISSTAAKLQDLIQSGVERHEAWNQCTVQLVQAAKAHCHYITVKNFVETVEKLEKTAGIQNIMKHLCDLFALHGIFSNAGIFLHDGYITGAQMDMVTASYLDLLGIIRKDAVPLVDAFDFTDESLNSALGSYDGQVYQRLYEWAQKAPTNKQISPAYEKYLKPLLHNKLSKL, encoded by the exons ATGGCCCTACTGGACGCCACCAAGGACACGCAGGGCTCCGGCCTCGCCAGCGTGAACCCCGACTTGGCCAGCGAGAGGCTGACGGCCTCCTTCTGCGTGCCGAGGCTGACGGCCGTGCTGGACGGGGGGGCTGAGCGCACGCGGTTGCGGCGGGTGGTCG TGGACGTCATTGAGAGTGACCCCGTATTTAGCAGAGAAAATCAGTACTTCCAGAGCCAGAACGAGCGGTACGAAGCGGCAGTCAGAAAGGCCGTTCACGTCCGGAAAAAGATGCAGGAGATGGGATGGAGCGAAGACGGACCTGAATCTGTATACGTTTACAG GGCGCTTTCGGGAGATGTAGCATTTCTCCTCCACCGTGTCTTCATGAGAAGCATTTCGGTCCTGGGCTCAGACAAACAGGTGGCCAAATGGATTCCTCTTGCCACTGAATACCAGCTCATAGGAAGCTACGCCCAGACTGAACTGGGTCATG gaacTTATCTTCAGGGTTTGGAAACAACAGCAGTCTTTGATATCAACACACAGGAGTTTATACTGAACACACCAACGATCTCTGCAATGAAGTGGTGGCCCGGAGACA TGGGAAGGTCAGCAACCCACACCGTGGTCTTTGCCCAGCTCTACATCCACGGGAAGTGCTACGGTGTGCATCCCTTCATTGTGCAGATCCGCAGCCTTCAGGACCATTCACTGTGCCCAG GGGTAATCGCAGGAGACATTGGTCCTAAAATGAATTTTGAGCACATTGACAATGGCTACCTCATGCTGAAGAACGTGCGCATCCCCAGAGAGAACATGCTGAACAAGTTCTGTGAG GTTCAGCCAGATGGCACCTATACAAGGCGTGGGTCGCAGAAGATTAATTATTTCACCATGACTTCAGTACGCATTTCCCTCATTTCAGACGAAGTTATTCTACCTCTAAAGAAAGCTTGCACCATTGCCATCAGATACTCCGTGGTTCGCCGGCAGTCCAAGTTGAAGCCCGG ggaagaagaagcaaaaatcCTTGACTACCAGACCCAGCAAGAGAAGTTGCTGCCTCAGTTGGCAGCAGCCTATGCCTTCCATTTTATCAACAACTACCTGCACGAGCTGTTCAACAGGGGCTACAAAGAGATCCAGGGGAGGAACTTTGACTCGCTGCCAGAG cttcatgCATTCTCTTCAGGCTTTAAAGCCATGGTTACTCAGTACTGCACATCAGGAGTGGAGATCTGCCTCAGGGCATGTGGGGGACACGGTTACTCTTTGTTGAGTGGACTGCCTTCCTTGTACACTAAAATACTTGCCTCTTGTATTTACGAAGGGGAAAACACCATCTTGCTCCTGCAAACTGCCAG GTTCCTGATTAAGTGCTTCACAGCAGCTAGCGCTGGCCAGCCCGTGCCACCATCTGTCACTTATCTGGCTGCAATGAAACCCGGGAAGTGTCCAGCCAAGGACAAGTTGGATTTCCTCAGCCCAGACATTTACACAGAGGCCTATCAACATGCAGCAATCAG ACtgatcagcagcacagcagctaaACTACAGGACTTGATTCAGTCAGGAGTCGAAAGGCACGAAGCATGGAACCAGTGCACAGTGCAGCTGGTACAGGCTGCAAAG gCTCACTGCCACTACATCACTGTGAAAAACTTTGTAGAGACTGTGGAAAAACTTGAGAAGACGGCTGGCATCCAGAACATTATGAAACATCTTTGTGACCTGTTTGCATTACATGGCATCTTCTCAAACGCGGGAATTTTTTTGCATGATGGATATATAACTGGAGCTCAAATGGACATGGTCACAGCATCATACCTGGACCTCCTGGGGATCATTCG GAAGGATGCTGTTCCATTAGTGGATGCTTTTGACTTCACAGACGAGAGCTTGAATTCTGCACTTGGCAGTTACGATGGACAGGTTTACCAGCGGCTTTACGAGTGGGCTCAGAAGGCGCCGACCAACAAGCAG ATAAGCCCAGCCTACGAAAAGTATTTGAAGCCACTTCTTCACAACAAGCTATCAAAATTATGA